A part of Paenibacillus sp. IHBB 10380 genomic DNA contains:
- a CDS encoding GerMN domain-containing protein codes for MNKKLWCIGLLTLVMVVGVACGQKPTTGPNVSNNNGNTVTEEQGAAGTPDENTVPEVGSNGTEGESTPTTPDTTAEVTPTPTETPTPTPTPKPTETVKKETIEVYFTDPQAMELMKSKQEITFEDDIQKYKAAYKVLASSAHSELIPLWAKIELKSLDFKVGAITLDIHMPDEARQGAGEEQFAIDALRNTLFQFDEVKSIELLVDGEKVESLMGHVELEHPMMK; via the coding sequence ATGAATAAGAAATTATGGTGCATTGGACTTCTTACCTTGGTGATGGTTGTAGGTGTCGCTTGTGGACAGAAACCTACTACCGGACCAAATGTAAGTAACAATAATGGTAATACGGTGACTGAGGAACAAGGTGCGGCGGGTACTCCGGATGAGAATACGGTGCCTGAGGTAGGAAGTAATGGGACAGAAGGTGAATCTACCCCAACAACTCCTGATACAACAGCAGAAGTAACTCCTACACCAACAGAAACACCAACTCCAACTCCAACTCCAAAACCAACAGAAACGGTTAAAAAGGAGACGATTGAAGTTTATTTCACTGATCCGCAAGCTATGGAGTTAATGAAATCTAAGCAAGAAATTACTTTCGAAGATGATATTCAGAAATACAAAGCAGCTTATAAAGTTTTAGCAAGCAGTGCTCATTCGGAGTTAATTCCACTATGGGCCAAAATAGAACTGAAATCACTTGATTTCAAAGTGGGCGCAATCACTTTAGATATTCATATGCCAGATGAAGCACGCCAAGGTGCAGGTGAAGAACAATTTGCGATTGATGCACTAAGAAATACGCTGTTTCAATTTGATGAAGTGAAATCTATCGAATTATTGGTGGATGGAGAAAAGGTTGAAAGTCTAATGGGACATGTCGAACTTGAACATCCAATGATGAAATAA
- a CDS encoding GerMN domain-containing protein → MNKKVTCTAALTLILVFAVACGQKPLTGADPQSSSSNTVDSSNNTATDNEKDNTTDSVTTANPPAKATDTDSNTNTDSNTNTNTKEGDGTLTSEGNTAAEKMQSETITAYYTDPEVMELHKAQQEIQYSNDIEKYKAAFKTLQIDSNPDLIPLWGMVELKSLTSTHGDISMDIHLPDEARLGSGGEMFALDALYNTLFQFEEVKSIDLTVDGKSTESLMGHVELEHPMVRD, encoded by the coding sequence ATGAATAAAAAAGTAACCTGTACAGCCGCATTAACTCTCATACTAGTATTTGCAGTAGCCTGTGGACAAAAGCCATTGACGGGTGCTGATCCACAGTCATCTTCTTCTAATACCGTGGATAGTTCCAATAATACTGCTACTGATAACGAAAAAGATAACACAACAGATTCTGTAACAACAGCTAATCCGCCAGCTAAAGCTACGGACACAGACTCAAACACAAACACAGACTCAAACACAAACACAAACACTAAAGAAGGCGATGGCACTTTAACATCGGAGGGTAATACAGCGGCTGAGAAGATGCAAAGTGAGACGATTACTGCTTATTATACTGATCCAGAGGTTATGGAACTGCATAAGGCACAGCAAGAAATACAATATAGTAATGATATTGAGAAATATAAAGCAGCATTTAAGACTTTACAAATAGATAGCAATCCTGATTTAATTCCATTATGGGGTATGGTGGAGTTGAAATCTTTAACTTCAACCCATGGTGATATTTCAATGGATATCCATTTGCCAGATGAAGCACGCCTAGGATCTGGGGGCGAAATGTTCGCATTAGATGCTCTATACAATACGCTTTTCCAATTTGAAGAGGTTAAGTCTATTGACTTGACCGTAGATGGTAAGTCAACAGAGAGCTTAATGGGGCATGTCGAACTAGAGCATCCTATGGTTCGTGATTAA
- the thiD gene encoding bifunctional hydroxymethylpyrimidine kinase/phosphomethylpyrimidine kinase, producing the protein MTKIIKTLTIAGSDSSGGAGIQADLKTFEEYGTYGFSALTTIVTMDPDKGWHHNVYPIDATIVAEQLKTIFAGGPVDAMKTGMLGSVDIVRVVEQAIKENHQTNVVIDPVMVCKGEDEVLNPESAHAIRDLLLPLATVVTPNLFEAGVLSGLGKLSSIEDMKEAARLIHDLGARNVVVKGGKALGGDRAVDVFYNGADYTIFEADKIEPATNHGAGCTFAAAITGGLANGLPIHEAVAKAKDFVLAAIRAGYIFNEYVGPVFHGGYRLNR; encoded by the coding sequence TTGACAAAAATTATTAAAACCTTAACTATTGCCGGAAGTGACTCCAGTGGAGGCGCAGGCATTCAAGCAGATTTAAAAACATTTGAGGAATATGGCACTTACGGCTTCAGCGCCTTAACTACCATTGTAACAATGGACCCAGACAAGGGCTGGCATCACAATGTATATCCGATCGATGCCACGATTGTTGCAGAGCAGCTGAAAACCATCTTTGCAGGCGGCCCCGTCGATGCTATGAAAACCGGCATGTTGGGAAGTGTGGACATTGTCCGTGTTGTGGAGCAAGCCATTAAGGAGAATCACCAGACCAATGTAGTTATTGATCCAGTCATGGTATGTAAAGGCGAAGACGAGGTTCTGAATCCCGAAAGCGCTCATGCCATCCGTGATTTACTGCTGCCCCTGGCGACCGTGGTAACACCTAATCTATTCGAAGCCGGTGTGCTGTCGGGTCTCGGTAAGCTCTCTTCGATTGAAGATATGAAGGAAGCTGCTCGCCTTATTCATGACCTTGGAGCGCGCAATGTCGTCGTTAAAGGTGGAAAAGCTCTAGGCGGAGATCGTGCTGTAGACGTCTTCTACAATGGTGCTGATTATACAATCTTTGAAGCAGACAAAATTGAGCCCGCAACGAATCATGGGGCTGGCTGCACCTTTGCCGCAGCAATTACCGGTGGTTTAGCTAACGGTCTTCCTATCCATGAAGCCGTTGCGAAGGCCAAAGATTTTGTCTTAGCTGCTATTCGCGCCGGCTATATCTTCAATGAATATGTGGGGCCTGTCTTCCATGGCGGCTACCGCTTGAATCGTTAG
- a CDS encoding AAA family ATPase produces the protein MFLRSVELLREKIKQDNQYPFSIPTIQTMDVIKLTSNVTFFVGENGSGKSTLLEAMAYQCGFNTAGGGRNNNYNLEASGSALGEHIRLSWLPKITNGFFLRAESYYNFATHIDSVDAQRYYGGQSLHEQSHGESFLSLFVNRFSGKGIYLLDEPEAALSPSRQLAFLRLLYDLKDTSQFIIATHSPIILGFPDAQILSFDHSPIREIQYEETEHYQITRRFLENKKRYLNELFDDSEEEF, from the coding sequence ATGTTCCTTCGTAGTGTTGAATTATTAAGAGAAAAGATAAAACAAGATAATCAATATCCATTTTCAATTCCTACTATTCAAACCATGGATGTCATAAAATTGACGAGTAACGTAACTTTTTTCGTTGGAGAGAATGGTTCGGGTAAATCTACGTTGCTTGAAGCTATGGCCTACCAATGTGGATTTAATACAGCTGGTGGGGGTAGAAACAACAATTATAATCTAGAGGCTTCGGGATCTGCATTAGGTGAACACATACGATTGTCTTGGCTACCCAAAATAACGAATGGTTTCTTTCTAAGGGCAGAATCATATTATAATTTTGCAACACATATAGACTCGGTCGATGCACAGAGATACTATGGAGGTCAATCTTTACATGAACAATCACATGGAGAGTCCTTTTTGAGTTTATTTGTCAATCGATTCAGTGGCAAAGGAATTTATTTACTGGATGAGCCTGAAGCGGCCTTGTCCCCATCAAGACAACTCGCATTTCTTAGATTATTATACGATCTAAAGGATACATCACAGTTTATTATTGCAACGCACTCTCCCATTATTCTTGGATTCCCCGATGCACAAATTCTTAGTTTCGATCATTCACCCATCCGTGAAATTCAATATGAGGAGACAGAACATTATCAGATAACTAGGAGGTTCCTTGAGAATAAGAAACGATATTTGAATGAGCTATTTGATGACAGTGAAGAAGAGTTCTAG
- a CDS encoding N-acetylmuramoyl-L-alanine amidase family protein — protein sequence MKKFSFLLLVLIFVMVFPSKGQAATANSNIFLDGKELTLTTNAKIENVKGNIMIPIRVVTENLGFQVGWEKKTGTVTIQNDSKTVKLVVDSKTATVNGNEVALEVSPLLRSDTVLVPIRFVSEEMGLLVSWDNASKTVRLITSDNGSGNTTPPDNGNSNEGLAMINGLSFSENRLLIATSGNIQPKISTLTGPDRIVIDVPNAAFGDTFGQQLDQNLQGEFAVNGYPDVSKIRYSLFNNAPSTVRIVVDMNYSNNYTLTNDGSLYIVNIDTADTKPTPPVGGNGKKIVVIDAGHGNQDPGATGITGKREKDFNLAVALKVEKLLKKEPNIEFVLTRSNDTFLELKQRVKIANDLKADVFVSIHANSSGSSVATGTETYYQRESSKSFANIMHKYLVKATGLKDRGVRYGNFHVIRETKMAAVLLEVGYLSNKNDESALFNETFQNNVAEGVVKGIKEYLQIK from the coding sequence ATGAAGAAATTTAGCTTTCTGTTGTTGGTTCTAATCTTCGTTATGGTATTTCCAAGTAAAGGACAAGCCGCCACGGCAAATTCTAATATTTTCTTGGATGGTAAAGAATTAACCTTAACGACTAATGCGAAAATTGAAAACGTCAAAGGTAATATTATGATTCCAATTCGTGTCGTCACGGAGAATCTAGGGTTTCAAGTCGGATGGGAGAAAAAGACGGGCACGGTGACCATACAGAACGATAGTAAAACTGTTAAGCTAGTTGTAGATTCAAAGACTGCGACAGTCAATGGTAACGAGGTAGCCTTAGAGGTGTCCCCTTTATTACGTAGTGACACGGTTTTAGTTCCAATTCGATTTGTGAGTGAAGAGATGGGTTTACTAGTTAGCTGGGATAACGCTAGCAAAACGGTACGTCTAATTACCTCGGATAACGGGAGTGGAAACACAACACCACCGGATAATGGAAATAGTAATGAGGGACTTGCCATGATTAATGGTCTCAGCTTCAGCGAGAACCGTTTACTCATTGCAACGTCAGGTAATATTCAACCTAAAATATCTACCTTAACCGGACCTGATCGGATTGTTATTGATGTTCCAAATGCTGCCTTTGGAGATACATTTGGCCAACAACTTGATCAGAATTTACAAGGAGAGTTTGCAGTAAATGGGTATCCAGATGTATCCAAAATACGATATTCTCTTTTCAATAATGCACCATCCACGGTTAGAATTGTAGTAGATATGAATTATTCTAACAATTATACACTTACTAATGATGGTAGTTTATATATCGTGAATATAGACACAGCAGACACTAAACCCACTCCACCAGTTGGTGGAAACGGTAAGAAAATTGTTGTCATTGATGCAGGTCATGGTAATCAAGATCCAGGCGCAACAGGTATTACGGGTAAGAGAGAGAAGGATTTCAATTTAGCAGTTGCACTTAAAGTCGAAAAACTTCTTAAAAAAGAGCCGAATATTGAATTCGTTCTGACGCGTAGCAATGATACTTTTCTTGAATTGAAGCAACGGGTAAAGATTGCGAATGATTTAAAAGCAGATGTATTTGTATCCATCCATGCCAATTCGAGCGGTTCATCGGTCGCAACGGGTACCGAAACTTATTATCAAAGGGAGAGCAGCAAGTCATTTGCTAATATCATGCATAAGTACTTAGTTAAAGCGACGGGTCTTAAGGACCGTGGTGTTCGCTATGGTAACTTTCATGTGATACGTGAGACTAAAATGGCAGCAGTACTTTTGGAGGTAGGATACCTTAGTAATAAGAACGACGAATCGGCCCTTTTTAATGAAACCTTCCAAAACAATGTTGCCGAAGGTGTCGTTAAAGGGATCAAAGAATATCTTCAAATTAAATAA
- a CDS encoding N-acetylmuramoyl-L-alanine amidase family protein, translating to MKKFSISFMLLWCVFFMFLSGQGHAATDSRMFLDGKELSLPEKVEIENLDGNIMIPIRVVVENLGFKVTWNQKSQSVKIEQRDKVVQLVVNNQVATVDGKQENLDAMPLLRKGSVVVPIRFVSEQMGMEVRWNNTDKIVSLTTPVIESITEPVIDPSTGSGSKPVTSDPGAEPSDFLSKVNAIQFSDNQLRISISGSVQPKVSTLTGPDRIVLDLPNAMFSDSFGDSQNLDARSNGKLEVIGYPDVSGVRYSLFSSNPSTVRMVVDLNYAMKYTLLNETNDSTLITLQLNSGEDAVSPDPNVPNGNDGRKIVVIDPGHGKGDPGAISVTKKKEKDFNLALALKVEQLLLQEPNIQVVMTRNSDTFPTLQERVSIANNLNANVFVSIHGNSNPASTPNGSQTFYYKRDDSKALANVMHTYLMTATGLKDRGVTSGNLHVIRETKMPAVLLEVGFLSNTYDEALLFTEDFQNNVAKGIVDGIKEYLGVK from the coding sequence ATGAAGAAATTTAGTATTAGTTTTATGTTGCTATGGTGTGTTTTTTTCATGTTTTTGTCAGGTCAAGGTCATGCTGCGACGGACTCAAGAATGTTTCTAGATGGTAAAGAGCTGAGCTTGCCCGAGAAAGTAGAAATAGAGAACCTAGATGGTAACATTATGATTCCTATTCGAGTTGTTGTGGAGAACTTAGGGTTCAAGGTGACTTGGAATCAGAAGAGTCAAAGTGTTAAAATTGAACAACGGGATAAAGTGGTTCAACTCGTTGTTAATAATCAGGTTGCTACGGTAGATGGGAAACAGGAAAATTTAGATGCAATGCCATTATTACGTAAAGGCTCTGTTGTTGTGCCCATTCGATTTGTCAGTGAACAGATGGGGATGGAAGTACGGTGGAATAATACTGACAAAATTGTATCTCTGACTACACCAGTTATAGAATCTATAACAGAACCTGTTATCGATCCCTCTACAGGAAGTGGAAGTAAACCAGTGACCTCTGATCCCGGAGCTGAACCATCAGATTTCTTATCTAAGGTTAATGCTATCCAGTTTAGTGATAATCAATTAAGAATTTCAATAAGTGGGAGTGTTCAACCGAAAGTTTCCACGTTAACGGGACCCGACAGAATCGTGTTAGATTTACCAAATGCCATGTTCTCCGATTCATTTGGGGATTCACAGAATCTTGATGCTAGGTCTAACGGTAAATTAGAAGTTATTGGATATCCGGACGTATCTGGTGTAAGATATTCACTGTTCAGCTCTAATCCATCGACAGTTCGTATGGTTGTAGACTTAAACTATGCTATGAAATATACATTGCTGAATGAGACTAATGATTCTACTCTTATTACTCTTCAACTTAATAGCGGAGAGGATGCTGTTTCTCCCGATCCAAATGTACCTAATGGTAATGATGGACGTAAAATAGTCGTCATTGATCCTGGACATGGCAAAGGGGATCCAGGAGCTATTAGTGTGACTAAGAAGAAAGAGAAAGATTTCAATCTGGCGCTTGCTCTAAAAGTAGAACAGCTACTACTGCAAGAACCCAATATTCAAGTGGTTATGACACGAAATTCGGATACTTTTCCAACACTACAAGAGCGTGTATCTATCGCGAACAATTTGAACGCGAACGTATTTGTTTCTATACACGGCAATAGTAATCCCGCTTCAACTCCAAACGGAAGTCAGACATTCTATTATAAACGTGATGATAGTAAGGCGTTAGCGAATGTGATGCACACATATTTAATGACAGCCACAGGATTGAAAGATAGGGGGGTTACTAGCGGTAATCTTCATGTTATTAGAGAAACAAAGATGCCTGCAGTATTATTAGAGGTAGGCTTCTTGAGTAATACTTATGACGAAGCATTGCTATTTACAGAGGATTTTCAGAATAATGTTGCAAAAGGAATTGTGGATGGGATTAAAGAATATTTAGGAGTCAAGTAA
- a CDS encoding ABC transporter substrate-binding protein: MLKVGEILGKSKEAQKALDDYDAKAAEAKAKIQKVTGGTKSAAAIWMINKKFFIVGDNVSSGSVLYQDLGVAVPETVKKISNSKASWNPISLEEIAQLDADYIFLINSDQADEAKALQDTVWKSIPAVVKGNVFEFDKASTWLYYGATANSQTIDNIVNSIVK; this comes from the coding sequence TTGCTGAAGGTGGGAGAAATTCTCGGCAAGAGTAAGGAAGCACAGAAGGCGCTGGATGACTATGATGCTAAGGCAGCAGAAGCAAAAGCGAAAATCCAGAAGGTGACTGGAGGGACGAAGTCGGCTGCAGCGATATGGATGATTAATAAGAAGTTTTTTATCGTCGGCGATAATGTATCGAGCGGTTCGGTTCTGTATCAGGATCTAGGAGTGGCCGTACCAGAAACAGTCAAGAAAATTTCGAATTCTAAAGCTAGCTGGAACCCGATATCGCTGGAGGAAATAGCTCAGCTGGATGCGGATTATATTTTCCTCATCAACAGTGACCAAGCGGACGAGGCGAAGGCACTTCAGGATACGGTCTGGAAGAGTATTCCGGCTGTTGTAAAAGGTAACGTGTTTGAATTTGACAAAGCGAGCACATGGTTGTATTACGGAGCAACTGCGAACTCACAAACCATCGATAATATTGTAAATAGCATTGTGAAATAA
- a CDS encoding DUF4083 family protein codes for MDIIWGNVIIQILFLGLVLGLILLLVYSLTRFIKYRSTHQYSTPETLRRIEQKIDTLIEKNK; via the coding sequence ATGGATATAATCTGGGGAAATGTGATCATACAGATTCTTTTTCTTGGGTTAGTGTTAGGACTAATACTACTGTTAGTTTATAGTCTTACACGCTTTATAAAATATAGGAGTACTCATCAATATTCAACTCCTGAAACATTGAGAAGAATAGAACAGAAGATTGACACATTAATTGAGAAAAACAAATGA
- a CDS encoding GNAT family N-acetyltransferase, which produces MQLNNWSEDLISYSLSPEYSIQKAEPEIWGVYCSVYYNMQYNGFFREQGYNAPQRNAYWIYQGESRIGGVRMAPNRIYHLFFIPPFNDSFKVLKLLTKILLHWSDRTQYIKTFEVLPDQVDLFARAGFWPDEFRCRWMQRPTDHFDVTWDDSLIIECPQIEDNGMGAKRFVNEDEIARCDYSIFTGSIDAIRRKQLALEDFIPAEDPNYTNETLLQASTLVYEKNTGLLIANCRLCLQDNYAAVYQIGVLPAYRGRGLASSMLKRALALLKDKYPILRLYVMQGNNAESVYLNMGFVPGVQEVQNMYIPAIGSNEKGGVPI; this is translated from the coding sequence ATGCAATTAAATAATTGGTCTGAGGACCTTATTTCTTATAGTTTATCCCCTGAATATTCTATTCAAAAGGCCGAACCAGAGATTTGGGGAGTTTACTGTTCTGTTTATTATAATATGCAATACAATGGCTTTTTTAGGGAGCAAGGCTACAATGCTCCACAGCGGAACGCCTATTGGATCTATCAAGGCGAATCCCGAATAGGCGGAGTAAGAATGGCTCCCAATAGAATATATCATCTATTTTTTATTCCTCCATTTAACGATTCTTTTAAGGTATTGAAATTACTTACAAAGATTCTATTACACTGGTCTGATCGAACACAATATATAAAGACTTTTGAAGTTCTTCCTGATCAAGTGGATTTGTTTGCTAGAGCAGGCTTTTGGCCGGACGAGTTCAGATGTCGCTGGATGCAACGCCCTACCGATCATTTCGATGTGACATGGGATGATAGTCTTATCATCGAGTGTCCTCAAATTGAAGACAATGGGATGGGTGCTAAGCGATTTGTTAACGAAGATGAAATTGCTAGATGTGATTATAGTATCTTTACAGGAAGTATTGATGCAATAAGAAGAAAACAACTGGCCCTCGAAGATTTTATTCCGGCAGAAGATCCGAATTATACAAATGAAACGTTACTTCAAGCGTCTACACTTGTGTATGAAAAGAATACCGGTCTGCTCATTGCAAACTGTCGTCTTTGCTTACAAGACAATTACGCAGCGGTATACCAGATAGGTGTCTTACCGGCTTATAGAGGACGAGGATTGGCATCAAGCATGCTGAAAAGAGCGCTTGCTCTTCTTAAAGATAAGTATCCAATTCTAAGATTGTATGTTATGCAAGGTAATAATGCTGAGTCTGTTTATTTGAACATGGGATTTGTGCCTGGAGTACAAGAAGTACAGAATATGTATATTCCAGCGATCGGTAGCAATGAAAAGGGAGGTGTACCAATATGA
- the leuC gene encoding 3-isopropylmalate dehydratase large subunit, producing MSKKTMFEKIWENHVIHQEESKPSILYIDLHLVHEVTSPQAFEGLRLSGRQVRRPELTFATMDHNVPTQDRFNIKDPISKQQIDTLSQNCRDFGVKLYDLDSIDQGVVHVMGPELGLTHPGKTIVCGDSHTSTHGAFGALAFGIGTSEVEHVLATQCLQQSKAKTMEIRFVGHRKAGVTAKDMILGVIAKYGTDFATGYVIEYTGESIRTLTMEERMTVCNMSIEGGARAGMIAPDETTFEYLRGRQHVPQGAAFDKAVEGWNELLTDEGASFDLVLEFDVDSLIPQVTWGTSPGMGTDITSKVPVPSELPTENERKAAEKALEYMGLTPGTPISEITIDYVFIGSCTNGRIEDLRAAAEVAKGYSVSGQVTAIVVPGSGRVKIQAEEEGLDKIFTEAGFEWRDAGCSMCLAMNPDVLKPGQRCASTSNRNFEGRQGRGGRTHLVSPAMAAAAAIKGRFVDVRDWNFKTEIVS from the coding sequence ATGAGTAAAAAGACAATGTTTGAGAAAATTTGGGAAAACCACGTCATTCATCAAGAAGAGAGTAAACCTAGTATTCTGTATATTGATTTACATCTCGTTCATGAAGTGACATCTCCACAAGCGTTTGAAGGACTTCGTCTTAGTGGACGTCAAGTTCGTAGACCTGAGCTAACTTTTGCAACGATGGACCATAATGTTCCAACGCAAGATCGTTTCAACATTAAAGACCCGATTTCTAAGCAACAAATTGATACACTTTCACAAAACTGTCGTGATTTCGGTGTTAAGCTGTATGATCTTGATTCAATCGATCAAGGGGTAGTACACGTTATGGGTCCTGAACTCGGACTGACGCATCCAGGTAAAACAATTGTATGTGGTGATAGCCATACTTCAACTCACGGTGCTTTCGGTGCATTGGCATTCGGTATTGGTACAAGTGAAGTTGAACACGTGCTTGCAACACAATGTCTACAACAATCTAAAGCTAAAACGATGGAAATTCGTTTTGTCGGTCATCGTAAAGCAGGCGTGACAGCTAAAGATATGATTCTAGGCGTTATTGCTAAGTATGGTACGGATTTCGCAACGGGTTATGTTATTGAATATACAGGTGAATCGATTAGAACGCTGACGATGGAAGAGCGTATGACAGTATGTAATATGTCCATCGAAGGTGGAGCGAGAGCAGGTATGATCGCTCCAGATGAGACGACATTTGAATATTTACGTGGTCGTCAACATGTACCTCAAGGTGCTGCGTTTGACAAAGCTGTTGAAGGTTGGAACGAACTGTTGACAGATGAAGGAGCTTCATTTGATCTTGTATTGGAATTCGATGTAGATTCATTAATTCCACAAGTGACCTGGGGAACAAGTCCAGGTATGGGGACAGATATTACTTCTAAAGTTCCAGTTCCATCAGAGTTGCCTACAGAGAACGAACGTAAAGCTGCTGAGAAAGCATTGGAATATATGGGGCTTACACCTGGTACCCCGATTTCCGAAATTACAATAGATTATGTATTCATTGGTTCATGTACGAATGGTCGGATTGAAGATTTACGTGCCGCAGCTGAAGTGGCTAAAGGTTACAGCGTATCTGGGCAAGTGACAGCTATTGTTGTACCGGGATCAGGAAGAGTCAAAATACAAGCCGAAGAAGAAGGGCTTGATAAAATATTTACAGAGGCTGGATTTGAATGGCGTGATGCAGGTTGCAGTATGTGTCTCGCAATGAATCCGGATGTATTGAAGCCTGGTCAACGTTGTGCTTCAACTTCGAATCGTAACTTCGAAGGACGCCAAGGACGAGGTGGGCGAACGCATCTTGTATCCCCAGCTATGGCAGCGGCAGCAGCGATCAAAGGACGTTTCGTTGACGTTCGCGATTGGAACTTTAAGACAGAAATAGTTAGCTAA
- the leuD gene encoding 3-isopropylmalate dehydratase small subunit, producing the protein MEAFTKLTGIVGPVDRVNVDTDAIIPKQFLKRIERTGFGQFLFYEWRFDEEGKDNENFELNKPRYKGASVLVSRANFGCGSSREHAPWAIMDYGFKCVIAPSFADIFYNNCFKNGILPLKLSEEQVEDVFQRTATHEGYKMHVDLENNTLTDDYGLHIDFVLDEHRRQFLLQGLDDIGLTLQHESEITAYEQKRASQVLV; encoded by the coding sequence ATGGAAGCATTCACTAAATTAACAGGTATTGTAGGGCCCGTGGATCGGGTTAACGTAGATACAGATGCTATTATTCCTAAACAATTTCTAAAACGGATCGAACGGACGGGTTTTGGACAGTTCTTGTTTTACGAATGGCGGTTTGATGAAGAAGGCAAAGACAATGAAAATTTCGAATTAAATAAGCCTCGTTATAAAGGTGCATCAGTACTCGTATCTAGAGCCAACTTCGGCTGTGGATCATCACGTGAACATGCTCCTTGGGCAATCATGGACTACGGTTTCAAATGTGTTATTGCACCTTCATTTGCAGATATATTCTATAATAACTGCTTTAAGAATGGCATTCTGCCCCTTAAATTGTCAGAAGAGCAAGTGGAAGATGTGTTCCAGCGGACTGCTACGCATGAAGGCTACAAGATGCATGTTGACTTAGAGAATAACACGTTGACAGATGATTATGGTCTGCACATCGATTTTGTGCTTGATGAGCACCGTCGTCAATTCCTGTTACAAGGATTGGATGACATTGGCTTAACACTTCAACATGAGTCTGAGATTACTGCATACGAGCAAAAGCGCGCTAGTCAAGTATTGGTATAA